The Edaphobacter sp. 12200R-103 genome contains a region encoding:
- a CDS encoding MgtC/SapB family protein yields the protein MSTGTTARLLTACVLGGMIGLERELRHKAAGLRTNLLLCLGCAFFTMLSAVLAGDANPDKGRVASNIVQGIGFLGAGIILHTRDRVLGLTSAATVFVVASVGMACGAGLYLEAVLATFITLIALAVVGYVESKALWKHTSMLYEVRGTDRKAMYVCVLSVLDRMGIPLKTPQHESIQGFERMMFAVQTTRRRHAELLSELRSSGTTDQVVVSRDSEEE from the coding sequence ATGTCCACAGGCACTACGGCGCGTCTGCTGACAGCATGCGTTCTGGGCGGCATGATCGGTCTTGAGCGAGAGTTGCGGCACAAGGCAGCCGGTTTGCGAACGAACCTTCTGCTATGTCTCGGCTGTGCATTTTTTACGATGCTTTCGGCTGTGCTTGCTGGGGATGCGAACCCGGATAAAGGTCGCGTCGCCTCCAATATCGTGCAGGGGATCGGGTTTCTGGGAGCGGGAATCATTTTGCACACGCGGGATCGTGTGCTCGGCCTCACGAGCGCGGCAACGGTCTTTGTGGTCGCCTCCGTTGGCATGGCGTGCGGGGCCGGCCTCTATCTTGAGGCTGTGCTTGCGACCTTCATTACTCTGATCGCGCTGGCGGTGGTGGGTTATGTGGAATCTAAAGCACTCTGGAAGCACACGAGCATGCTTTATGAGGTTCGCGGAACGGATCGCAAGGCCATGTATGTCTGTGTGCTCAGTGTGCTCGATCGCATGGGAATTCCCCTGAAGACTCCGCAGCACGAGAGCATACAGGGCTTCGAAAGGATGATGTTTGCAGTTCAGACGACGCGGAGGCGCCACGCGGAGTTGCTCAGTGAGCTTCGCAGCAGTGGAACAACCGATCAGGTTGTAGTCTCCCGCGATTCTGAGGAAGAATAG
- the dapF gene encoding diaminopimelate epimerase, translated as MIPFVKAHACGNDFLILEEAVAARQHAALARKLCSRNTSIGADGIEFLERRPNGEFFLRLFNADGSEAELSGNGTRCVAAWLASSEGRDQVVFGTHGGPRSCRVVEDADPLYLVESEMGVPRVMERTIEIPEIGQVAGAMVNVGNPHFVIFVESEDFSSHGLSWQELGGHISVSSLFPHGTNVEFVKVLSGGEIAFRIFERGCGPTTSSGTGTCASSAAAMALRGVDRELKAVAEGGAQRTVWLSSEEVMRLTGPAEIICHGEVFGL; from the coding sequence ATGATTCCCTTTGTAAAAGCACATGCATGCGGTAACGATTTTCTGATTCTGGAGGAGGCCGTCGCCGCGCGGCAGCATGCGGCACTGGCCCGTAAGCTCTGCAGCCGTAACACGAGTATCGGCGCCGATGGAATCGAATTCCTGGAGCGGAGGCCGAATGGAGAGTTTTTTCTTCGCCTCTTCAACGCCGATGGCAGTGAGGCGGAACTCTCCGGCAATGGAACGCGCTGCGTCGCCGCGTGGCTTGCGAGCTCTGAGGGCAGGGACCAGGTCGTCTTCGGCACGCACGGCGGGCCGAGAAGCTGCCGGGTAGTCGAGGATGCCGATCCGCTTTATCTGGTCGAGAGCGAGATGGGGGTTCCCCGCGTGATGGAGCGCACGATCGAGATTCCGGAGATCGGACAGGTCGCAGGCGCGATGGTCAATGTCGGAAATCCACACTTTGTGATCTTCGTGGAATCGGAGGACTTCAGCTCTCATGGACTCTCCTGGCAGGAGCTGGGAGGCCACATCAGCGTTAGTTCTTTGTTTCCCCACGGCACCAATGTTGAGTTTGTGAAAGTTCTCTCCGGCGGAGAGATCGCATTCCGGATCTTCGAGCGCGGATGCGGGCCCACAACCTCGTCAGGGACGGGAACATGCGCGTCTTCGGCTGCAGCTATGGCGCTCAGGGGAGTCGATCGTGAGCTGAAGGCGGTTGCCGAAGGCGGTGCGCAGCGGACCGTATGGCTGAGCAGCGAAGAGGTGATGCGGTTGACCGGGCCGGCGGAGATTATCTGCCACGGAGAGGTCTTCGGCCTGTGA
- a CDS encoding LD-carboxypeptidase — MTQVVRNFLRPRPLRAGATLGVISPASTPKRDLVERGLAELEAAGYQIKLGRYAFGGGPLYYAGTLAERLEDLHAAFADDTIDGIICTRGGWGSAELLAHLDADLIRANPKAFIGYSDHTSLHTWLQNEIGLMSFYAPMVAADFARDGGVDRSSWKNTFEGASEWTLDAGDGLRILQPGVAEGNLLGGCISILTAGLGTPYAPQLGESILFLEDIGTKPYQWDRMLLHLRYSSRLEDVRGIVFGDMAQCVPQEEQDLLERAILHGLRGFPGPVAIGLRSGHVDGANRTLPLGASVRLDLTNSRNPSLSFLEPAVSV, encoded by the coding sequence GTGACGCAGGTTGTCCGGAACTTTCTTCGGCCGCGCCCTCTGCGGGCAGGTGCGACGCTCGGCGTGATCTCGCCGGCCAGCACGCCGAAGCGCGACCTGGTGGAGAGGGGGCTGGCGGAGCTGGAGGCGGCGGGTTACCAGATCAAGCTGGGAAGATATGCCTTTGGCGGCGGGCCGCTGTACTATGCAGGGACGCTCGCTGAGCGGCTGGAGGATCTGCACGCCGCGTTCGCCGACGATACGATCGACGGCATCATCTGCACTCGCGGTGGCTGGGGATCGGCCGAGCTTCTGGCTCATCTTGATGCTGACCTTATCCGCGCAAATCCCAAGGCATTTATCGGTTACAGCGATCACACGTCGCTGCATACGTGGCTTCAGAATGAGATCGGCCTGATGAGCTTCTACGCTCCGATGGTGGCGGCTGACTTTGCGCGCGACGGAGGAGTTGACCGGTCGAGCTGGAAGAACACCTTTGAGGGAGCAAGCGAATGGACGCTCGATGCCGGTGATGGCTTGCGCATCCTGCAACCCGGAGTTGCAGAGGGAAACCTGCTGGGAGGATGCATCTCGATTCTGACGGCCGGCCTGGGAACACCTTACGCTCCCCAGCTTGGAGAAAGCATTCTGTTTCTGGAAGATATCGGGACCAAGCCCTACCAGTGGGACAGGATGCTTCTGCACCTGCGCTACTCAAGCAGGTTGGAAGACGTGCGCGGCATCGTCTTCGGAGACATGGCACAATGCGTCCCGCAGGAAGAGCAGGATCTTCTCGAGAGAGCGATTCTGCATGGCCTGAGAGGATTTCCCGGACCGGTTGCTATCGGCCTCCGCAGCGGTCATGTCGATGGAGCCAATCGTACGCTCCCGCTCGGAGCTTCGGTGCGACTTGATCTTACGAATAGCAGAAATCCGTCACTGAGCTTCCTTGAGCCTGCGGTTTCGGTTTAG
- the mpl gene encoding UDP-N-acetylmuramate:L-alanyl-gamma-D-glutamyl-meso-diaminopimelate ligase, with protein sequence MGKHVYLIGICGTAMASLAGMLKQQGYEVTGSDVAAYPPMSDLLRELGITVHEPYAERNLDRRPDLVIVGNAISRGNVELERVMDERIPFTSMASVLHDEFLVSRQPLVVAGTHGKTTTTSMLAWIFETAAQNNPEFAPSFLIGGVAENFGTSFRVRPTMPFILEGDEYDTAFFDKGPKFLHYFPDSAILTHVEFDHADIYADLEAVKTAFKRFVNLVPRRGRLVAYDASENVTECVAKAFCKVERYGLREDSYWRISDLRHEGTSTRWTLWRAGERFAELTLPLAGEYNALNATAAAALSSGQGVSVEAIAKALATFHSVKRRLEVKAVTEGVTIIDDFAHHPTAIRETLRALRESRPRQRLIAVLEPRSNTLRRNVFEGSLVDSLALADRVVIAGVFKSESIPTAERLDPGHVVQGLLSRGISAAVYQDADAIVAALAPELRSGDVVVILSNGGFGGIYQKLPRAITEAAVATRVAMQFS encoded by the coding sequence ATGGGGAAACACGTCTATCTGATTGGAATCTGCGGCACGGCGATGGCCTCGCTGGCCGGAATGCTGAAGCAGCAGGGCTACGAGGTTACTGGCTCGGACGTTGCGGCATATCCGCCGATGAGCGATCTTTTGCGCGAACTTGGTATTACGGTCCATGAGCCGTATGCGGAGCGCAACCTCGATCGCCGCCCTGATCTGGTAATCGTCGGCAACGCAATCTCGCGCGGCAACGTGGAGCTGGAGCGAGTGATGGACGAGCGCATCCCATTTACCTCGATGGCATCGGTGCTGCACGATGAGTTTCTTGTGAGCCGGCAGCCGCTGGTGGTGGCAGGAACGCACGGGAAGACCACCACGACCAGCATGCTGGCATGGATCTTTGAGACCGCTGCCCAGAACAACCCTGAATTTGCTCCCTCGTTCCTGATCGGTGGCGTCGCGGAGAACTTCGGAACCAGCTTCCGGGTTCGCCCGACGATGCCCTTCATCCTCGAAGGAGATGAGTACGATACAGCGTTTTTCGATAAAGGGCCGAAGTTTCTGCACTACTTCCCTGATTCAGCGATCCTGACACATGTCGAGTTTGATCATGCCGACATCTACGCAGATCTTGAGGCGGTAAAGACAGCCTTCAAACGGTTCGTCAACCTGGTACCGCGGCGCGGACGGCTGGTTGCGTATGATGCGAGCGAGAACGTCACCGAGTGCGTCGCCAAAGCCTTTTGCAAGGTGGAGCGTTACGGCCTTCGTGAGGATTCGTACTGGCGAATCTCTGACTTGCGCCACGAGGGAACTTCGACTCGCTGGACGCTGTGGCGCGCAGGGGAACGGTTCGCCGAGCTGACCCTGCCGCTGGCCGGAGAGTACAACGCTCTGAACGCAACAGCGGCTGCAGCACTCTCCTCGGGCCAGGGAGTTTCGGTCGAGGCGATTGCAAAGGCGTTGGCGACCTTCCACAGTGTAAAGCGGCGGCTGGAGGTGAAAGCCGTGACGGAGGGCGTCACGATCATCGATGACTTCGCGCACCATCCAACGGCGATTCGCGAGACCCTGCGGGCGTTGCGGGAGAGCAGACCCAGGCAGCGGCTGATCGCGGTGCTCGAGCCACGTTCCAATACGCTGCGCCGGAATGTCTTCGAAGGGTCTCTGGTCGACAGCCTTGCGTTGGCGGACCGGGTAGTGATTGCAGGTGTCTTCAAGTCGGAGAGTATTCCTACCGCAGAGCGCCTCGATCCCGGCCATGTGGTTCAGGGCCTTTTGAGCCGTGGCATTTCTGCAGCGGTCTACCAGGATGCAGATGCGATTGTGGCGGCGCTTGCGCCGGAGCTGCGAAGCGGAGACGTTGTGGTGATTCTGTCCAACGGTGGATTCGGCGGAATCTATCAGAAGCTGCCTCGCGCCATTACTGAGGCAGCCGTGGCAACCCGCGTCGCTATGCAATTTAGCTGA
- a CDS encoding transporter has product MTKFKPYDVAPLLCCLLWLTSAMQAQEHSASPQQQTHQQTANQTMPMSQQESLLAAVNQRLNDALRERDAVIRNLLERVQELEWRVNGGFTTSPKDLVNKPVSAVSSSAPAAPAPRVGASAAVTSVVTNAGYDAEERQASQALDQALIVRGGLLLPPGTVELDNTTSYFSSTTDRINIDGFAILPVLVVGDIASQRVRKDLLLPTFSARLGLPHKLQFDTYIPYGYQLNRTVDVNNTQTNQSTFGLGDITFGLSRQLALEHGNIPDLLANVRFKTTTGIDSFNLNSSQTALGTGFYAVQGNLTAAKSNDPIVMFGNFSYTANLDGTHSVPANDPDNPGLMIPGHFNPGDSVGFQLGSILSLNPETSMTIGWDQRFTRATTLNGKTIPASFLVEGSLRLGASYLYAPGRTIDLSFGVGLTPDTPNLQFSVGLPIRRALWHPRNTVH; this is encoded by the coding sequence ATGACGAAATTCAAGCCGTACGATGTCGCACCTCTTCTTTGCTGCCTTCTCTGGTTAACCTCGGCCATGCAGGCCCAGGAACACAGCGCTTCGCCTCAGCAACAGACGCATCAGCAAACGGCAAATCAGACAATGCCGATGTCGCAGCAGGAGTCTCTGCTGGCCGCGGTCAACCAGAGACTGAACGATGCTCTGCGGGAGCGAGACGCCGTTATTCGCAACCTGCTTGAGAGGGTGCAGGAGCTGGAGTGGAGAGTCAATGGCGGCTTCACCACCTCACCGAAAGATCTCGTCAATAAGCCTGTATCTGCCGTTTCTTCGTCGGCTCCGGCCGCTCCTGCTCCGCGTGTGGGAGCCTCCGCGGCCGTAACCTCCGTAGTGACCAACGCTGGTTACGACGCGGAAGAGCGTCAGGCGAGCCAGGCGCTCGACCAGGCACTCATCGTTCGCGGCGGCCTGCTGCTGCCTCCGGGCACGGTCGAGCTCGACAACACGACCTCCTACTTCAGCTCTACCACGGACCGGATCAATATCGATGGATTTGCGATCCTGCCGGTGCTGGTGGTTGGCGACATCGCTTCGCAGCGGGTCCGCAAGGATCTTCTGCTCCCCACTTTCTCGGCGCGTCTCGGTCTTCCGCACAAGCTGCAGTTCGACACCTATATTCCGTATGGGTACCAGTTGAACCGGACCGTGGACGTCAACAACACACAGACGAATCAGAGTACCTTTGGGCTGGGCGACATTACCTTCGGGCTGTCACGTCAGCTGGCGCTTGAGCATGGCAACATTCCGGACCTGCTGGCCAATGTGCGCTTCAAGACCACGACCGGAATCGACAGCTTCAACCTGAACAGCAGCCAGACCGCATTGGGAACAGGCTTCTATGCCGTTCAGGGAAACCTTACGGCAGCCAAATCCAATGATCCGATCGTCATGTTCGGCAACTTCTCCTATACGGCGAATCTCGATGGAACGCACTCCGTTCCGGCGAACGATCCTGACAATCCCGGCCTGATGATCCCCGGTCACTTCAATCCAGGCGATTCTGTAGGATTCCAGCTCGGATCCATTCTCTCGCTCAATCCTGAGACCTCGATGACGATTGGCTGGGACCAGCGGTTTACGCGCGCAACGACGCTGAACGGGAAGACCATCCCGGCTTCGTTCCTGGTGGAAGGGTCTCTGCGGCTAGGAGCCTCTTATCTCTATGCTCCCGGCAGAACCATCGATCTAAGCTTTGGCGTAGGTCTGACCCCGGACACCCCAAACCTGCAATTCTCCGTCGGTCTTCCGATAAGGCGAGCTCTCTGGCATCCTCGGAACACGGTTCATTAA
- a CDS encoding C39 family peptidase: MFLPAARFRLWFRTLALTLASVLVVTASAFSQTGENADEQAGKRIRSLKEIRGEGVVRQKWDMSCGAAALSTLLTYEFKDNTPETAIVVWILHRVDPVKVRARGGFSLLDLKRFAQARGYHAEGYAGMSLEELASQKTSVIVPIRLKGFDHFIVVHRIVNGRVIIADPGFGNLTMKVDRFQRLWKEGIVFIVHPPTDLMLTEKHPTIASRTIPDETTIQREIGVAIPPNYLY; this comes from the coding sequence ATGTTCCTTCCTGCTGCCCGGTTCCGGCTCTGGTTCAGAACGCTCGCCCTGACCCTGGCGAGCGTTCTGGTAGTCACAGCATCTGCGTTCTCCCAAACCGGGGAGAACGCAGATGAGCAGGCTGGCAAAAGAATTCGCAGCCTGAAAGAGATTCGCGGCGAAGGTGTCGTGCGACAGAAGTGGGACATGAGCTGCGGAGCAGCGGCCCTGAGCACCCTCCTTACCTACGAGTTCAAAGACAACACTCCCGAGACGGCCATCGTCGTATGGATTCTGCATCGCGTCGATCCCGTCAAGGTTCGCGCGCGCGGCGGATTCTCCCTGCTCGACCTGAAGCGCTTTGCCCAGGCACGCGGCTATCACGCAGAAGGTTACGCCGGCATGTCTCTCGAAGAGCTGGCTTCACAGAAGACGTCTGTCATCGTTCCTATTCGTCTGAAGGGGTTCGATCACTTCATCGTCGTGCACAGGATCGTCAACGGCAGGGTGATCATCGCCGATCCAGGCTTCGGCAACCTGACCATGAAGGTCGACCGCTTCCAGAGGCTGTGGAAAGAGGGAATCGTCTTCATCGTCCATCCACCGACCGATCTGATGCTGACCGAAAAGCACCCTACCATCGCCTCTCGCACCATCCCGGACGAAACCACCATTCAGCGCGAGATCGGCGTCGCGATTCCTCCGAACTACCTCTACTGA
- a CDS encoding ABC transporter ATP-binding protein: MATTSSSSLDRTATKSPIIAADHLGKTYRSGKLEVPALRDVSFTAAPGEFVAIVGPSGSGKSTLFYILGGLTNATSGSLFIDGAEFSKMSDIERTRMRRAKIGFVFQRFNLLPTLSALGNVEIAHDIANLGAETRKPLDRGLLDHLADLMGIRGRLEHRPSELSGGEQQRVAIARALISRPAIVLADEPTGNLDTQNSDAVLEMLRRSSRELNQTVLMITHNPEAAQIADRIIHMRDGQIKSIEQGRGIVVHED; this comes from the coding sequence ATGGCGACTACATCTTCCTCCTCCTTGGACAGGACAGCCACCAAGTCCCCGATCATCGCTGCTGACCACCTCGGCAAAACGTATCGCTCCGGCAAGCTGGAGGTTCCCGCCCTGCGCGACGTCAGCTTTACTGCGGCTCCGGGGGAGTTTGTGGCCATTGTGGGGCCATCCGGTTCGGGCAAATCGACCCTGTTTTACATCCTTGGAGGGCTTACCAACGCCACGTCGGGCTCGCTGTTCATCGATGGCGCCGAGTTTTCAAAGATGTCGGATATCGAGCGGACGCGTATGCGGCGGGCCAAGATCGGGTTTGTCTTTCAGCGATTTAACCTGTTGCCGACGCTTAGCGCCCTGGGAAACGTCGAGATCGCGCACGACATCGCTAATCTGGGCGCCGAAACGAGGAAGCCGCTCGACCGTGGGCTGCTGGACCATCTGGCGGACCTGATGGGCATCAGGGGGAGACTGGAACATCGTCCCAGCGAACTTTCAGGAGGAGAACAGCAGCGTGTGGCCATCGCCCGCGCCCTGATCTCTCGTCCGGCAATTGTGCTGGCGGACGAGCCTACGGGAAATCTGGATACGCAGAATTCCGACGCTGTCCTGGAGATGCTTCGCCGCTCCAGCCGCGAGTTGAACCAGACAGTCCTGATGATCACTCATAATCCTGAGGCCGCCCAGATCGCCGACCGCATCATTCACATGCGCGACGGCCAGATCAAATCCATTGAACAGGGCAGGGGAATAGTCGTCCACGAAGATTAG
- a CDS encoding DUF2007 domain-containing protein, whose protein sequence is MDGQDFRGFYRSLPDSELLSISEDWQFLVDDAKSALLAELERRGIEFHEPPPRLKDSDDSSLPYLDLVTIRRYRDLSEAIVARGVVESAGIYCFLKDENLVRLDWQISNLIGGISLQVSRSDAEAAERILEEPTPETISLPDQSLFEQPHCPHCDSIDIIWERRGRKAALLSLYLFSLPAPRGSESWHCNDCGLRWTEEDDPAQAVTQMEE, encoded by the coding sequence ATGGATGGTCAGGATTTTCGAGGTTTTTATCGTTCACTTCCGGACTCCGAGCTGCTGTCGATCTCTGAGGACTGGCAGTTTTTAGTCGATGATGCGAAATCGGCTCTTCTCGCAGAGTTAGAACGACGCGGAATCGAGTTCCATGAGCCTCCGCCTCGATTGAAAGACTCCGACGATTCATCTCTTCCGTATCTGGATCTTGTTACTATTCGCCGGTATCGCGATCTCTCAGAGGCAATCGTTGCTCGAGGTGTTGTTGAATCCGCTGGTATTTACTGTTTTCTCAAGGATGAAAATCTCGTAAGGCTTGACTGGCAGATCTCGAACCTGATTGGCGGCATCAGCCTTCAGGTTTCCCGATCAGATGCAGAAGCCGCTGAGAGAATCCTTGAGGAACCCACTCCCGAGACCATCTCGCTGCCCGATCAATCGCTCTTCGAGCAGCCGCATTGTCCTCACTGTGACTCCATCGACATCATTTGGGAGCGGCGGGGCAGAAAGGCTGCCCTATTGTCGCTCTATCTCTTCTCGCTTCCTGCACCTCGCGGTTCTGAATCGTGGCACTGCAACGACTGTGGTCTACGATGGACTGAAGAAGACGATCCCGCACAGGCCGTAACTCAAATGGAAGAATAG
- a CDS encoding M1 family metallopeptidase, with protein MLHRRHAFLFLLAAAVSFAYGQTDSTSASAYDPVRTFAPFTMPDPVNAYRSGNGAPGPEYWQNEADYDLHPVIDVQTKQLAATETITYTNNSPDTLTSLWLHVEQNIYRKDSRSRLANGISHSPEESSPHPSSDGYIFDSVEIESGKQRTQADYIISDTRMQVRLAEPLKPKGGQLKIHIKYHYKIPGVWGDRTSWGKAKEGEIYDMAQWYPRMCVYDDLRGWDTLPYLGSEFYLEYGNFDYYVTVPSSFIVAGSGELVNPKEVLTPSEVSRLEQAKSSDATVYIIKPEEVGTPASRPKQDGTLTWHFHMDRTRDVAFSASPTFVWDAAKINLPEGKKSLAMSVYPRESVGDDAWTKSTEYVKNSIENFSKRWYPYPYPAATNVAGFSTGMEYPGIVFDGISDKGAFLFWVTAHEIGHDWFPMIVGSNERRNAFMDEGFNTFIDIFESDEYAGGKYGPKRDSEYSAGGEPSEMILKVIDNPAAPPVLFPADGYTAQIGHPVSYFKGAYGMVLLRDEILGPERFDWAFRKYIRDWAFKHPSPSDFFRAMQSEGGEDLGWFWRGWYENNWRFDLAVKKIDGATMTILNKQQLVLPATVEVKFKDGTSERFRLPWETWLNKGEYVWSSDDKKPIASVTIDPDHKLPDDDRSNNTKSAK; from the coding sequence ATGCTGCATCGTCGCCATGCCTTCCTGTTTCTCCTTGCAGCCGCCGTGTCGTTCGCTTACGGGCAGACCGATTCAACGTCTGCATCTGCCTACGATCCGGTCAGGACCTTCGCTCCCTTTACCATGCCCGACCCTGTCAACGCTTACCGCTCCGGCAATGGCGCTCCTGGGCCGGAGTACTGGCAGAACGAGGCCGACTATGACCTGCATCCCGTCATTGACGTACAGACTAAGCAACTGGCCGCCACCGAGACTATCACCTACACGAACAACAGCCCGGACACGCTCACCAGCCTCTGGCTGCACGTCGAGCAGAATATCTATCGCAAGGACTCGCGCTCGCGCCTGGCGAATGGAATTAGCCACTCACCGGAAGAGAGCAGCCCCCACCCATCTTCCGACGGCTACATCTTCGACTCGGTCGAGATCGAGTCCGGCAAGCAGCGCACCCAAGCCGACTACATCATCTCCGACACGCGTATGCAGGTTCGCCTGGCCGAGCCGTTGAAACCCAAAGGCGGGCAGTTGAAGATTCATATCAAGTACCACTACAAGATCCCCGGTGTCTGGGGCGACCGCACCTCCTGGGGCAAGGCCAAAGAGGGCGAGATCTACGATATGGCGCAGTGGTATCCACGCATGTGCGTCTATGACGATCTTCGCGGATGGGACACCCTGCCCTACCTCGGCAGCGAGTTCTACCTGGAGTATGGCAACTTCGACTACTACGTCACCGTGCCTTCGAGCTTCATCGTCGCGGGATCGGGCGAGCTGGTAAACCCAAAGGAGGTTCTGACCCCGTCGGAAGTGTCACGGTTGGAGCAGGCGAAGAGCAGCGATGCCACCGTCTACATCATCAAGCCCGAAGAGGTGGGCACGCCAGCCAGCCGACCGAAGCAGGATGGCACGCTGACCTGGCACTTCCACATGGACCGCACCCGCGACGTCGCCTTCAGCGCCTCTCCTACGTTCGTGTGGGACGCCGCGAAGATCAACCTGCCTGAAGGAAAGAAATCGCTGGCCATGAGCGTCTATCCGCGTGAGAGCGTGGGCGACGACGCCTGGACCAAATCGACTGAGTACGTGAAGAACTCGATTGAGAACTTCTCGAAGCGCTGGTATCCCTATCCTTATCCTGCCGCGACCAACGTCGCCGGCTTCTCCACCGGCATGGAGTACCCGGGCATCGTCTTCGATGGAATTTCCGACAAAGGTGCGTTCCTTTTCTGGGTGACGGCACATGAGATCGGCCACGACTGGTTCCCGATGATCGTCGGGTCCAATGAGCGCCGGAACGCCTTTATGGACGAAGGCTTCAACACCTTCATCGACATCTTCGAATCCGACGAGTACGCCGGAGGCAAGTACGGCCCCAAGCGCGACAGCGAGTACTCCGCCGGGGGCGAGCCTTCGGAAATGATCCTCAAGGTGATCGACAACCCTGCCGCTCCTCCTGTCCTCTTCCCTGCCGACGGTTACACCGCACAGATTGGGCACCCGGTCAGCTACTTCAAGGGAGCCTATGGCATGGTTCTGCTGCGCGACGAGATCCTGGGGCCGGAACGCTTCGACTGGGCCTTCCGCAAGTACATCCGCGACTGGGCCTTCAAACATCCCTCACCCTCGGACTTCTTCCGCGCCATGCAGAGCGAAGGCGGCGAAGACCTGGGCTGGTTCTGGCGCGGCTGGTACGAGAATAACTGGAGGTTCGATCTCGCGGTCAAGAAGATCGACGGCGCCACGATGACCATCCTCAATAAACAGCAACTCGTGCTTCCAGCAACGGTTGAGGTGAAGTTCAAGGATGGCACTTCTGAGCGCTTCCGCCTGCCATGGGAGACATGGCTGAACAAGGGCGAGTACGTGTGGTCTTCCGACGACAAAAAGCCAATCGCTTCCGTCACGATCGATCCGGACCACAAGCTTCCGGACGACGATCGCAGCAACAACACAAAATCGGCCAAGTAA
- a CDS encoding magnesium transporter CorA family protein: MPWYQLDDPHDPRLDELARRYNLHPLHIEDARSEDESVKVDSGANYTFAVFKPIYLQPDPDAPAEKMPTFSTIDVFAGKDFLVTIIDPVCPATEEALERARRDGDDEHPGRLLYLILDTIVDRYFAAIDYFDDRIDKLEDAVFDNPSPDILAQVFAIKRELIELRRVLVNTRDACLHLQRDPNSIIDSEHQLYIRDTYDHVARLLDSVETQRDLLNNSLDIYLSSVANRTNEVMKVLTVLGTIALPALAISGIYGMNLKGLPFETSPHGALFVGFLTIVCTGLVLYVLRRMRWF; this comes from the coding sequence ATGCCGTGGTACCAACTCGATGACCCGCACGACCCGCGACTGGATGAACTGGCGCGCCGATACAACCTTCACCCCCTGCATATTGAAGATGCCCGCAGCGAAGATGAGAGCGTCAAGGTAGACTCTGGAGCCAACTATACCTTTGCTGTCTTCAAACCGATTTATCTTCAGCCCGATCCCGATGCCCCGGCGGAGAAGATGCCAACCTTCAGCACGATTGATGTCTTTGCCGGGAAAGACTTCCTCGTCACCATCATCGACCCGGTATGTCCGGCGACGGAGGAGGCCCTGGAACGGGCGCGGCGCGACGGCGACGATGAGCATCCGGGGCGGCTGCTGTACCTGATTCTCGACACCATCGTCGACCGCTACTTTGCCGCCATCGACTACTTTGACGACCGCATTGACAAGCTGGAGGACGCGGTCTTCGACAATCCCTCGCCTGATATCCTTGCACAGGTCTTCGCCATTAAGCGTGAACTGATCGAACTGCGTCGCGTCCTGGTCAACACGCGCGACGCCTGCCTGCATCTGCAGCGCGATCCGAACAGCATCATCGATAGCGAGCACCAGCTTTACATCCGGGACACCTACGATCATGTCGCCCGTTTGTTGGATTCTGTAGAGACGCAGCGTGATCTGCTGAACAACTCGCTCGATATCTACCTCAGCTCCGTGGCGAACCGCACCAACGAGGTGATGAAGGTCCTGACAGTGCTAGGTACCATTGCTCTTCCGGCGCTTGCTATCTCCGGAATCTACGGCATGAACCTGAAGGGACTTCCCTTTGAAACCTCACCTCATGGAGCGCTCTTTGTCGGCTTTCTGACTATCGTCTGTACCGGATTAGTGCTTTATGTTCTCCGTCGCATGCGATGGTTTTGA